The following coding sequences are from one Collimonas arenae window:
- a CDS encoding tartrate dehydrogenase gives MKIHKIAVIAGDGIGNEVMPEGLRVLEAAARKFNIALQFTTMEWANCAYYLKHGQMMPDDWREQLDGFEAIYFGAVGMPDKVPDHISLWGSLIKFRRDFDQYVNLRPVRLMPGVPCPLANRKPGDIDFYVVRENTEGEYSSVGGKMFDNTDREFVVQDAIFTRKGTDRILKYAFDLAQSRPKKHLTSATKSNGISISMPYWDERVEAMAPSYADVRWDKYHIDILCARFVLSPERFDVVVASNLFGDILSDLGPACTGTIGIAPSANLNPERKFPSLFEPVHGSAPDIFGKNIANPIGMIWSGAMMLDFLGNGDANYTAAHDAIMKAIEIVLVQGPNTPDLGGSGNTTEVGKAIAAAL, from the coding sequence ATGAAAATCCATAAAATTGCAGTCATCGCCGGCGACGGCATCGGCAACGAAGTGATGCCGGAGGGTTTGCGTGTGCTGGAGGCAGCAGCACGAAAATTCAACATTGCCCTCCAATTCACGACCATGGAATGGGCCAACTGCGCGTATTACCTCAAGCATGGCCAGATGATGCCGGACGATTGGCGCGAGCAACTAGATGGCTTCGAAGCGATCTATTTCGGCGCTGTCGGCATGCCCGACAAAGTGCCAGACCACATTTCTCTGTGGGGTTCTCTGATCAAGTTCCGCCGCGATTTCGATCAATACGTCAACTTACGCCCGGTGCGCCTGATGCCTGGCGTGCCTTGCCCGCTGGCCAATCGCAAGCCGGGCGACATCGACTTCTACGTCGTGCGCGAAAATACGGAAGGCGAATATTCATCGGTGGGTGGGAAAATGTTCGACAATACCGATCGTGAGTTCGTGGTGCAGGATGCAATTTTCACGCGCAAGGGCACCGACCGGATACTGAAGTACGCATTCGATCTGGCGCAAAGCCGGCCAAAGAAACACCTGACCTCGGCCACCAAATCAAATGGCATTTCGATCAGCATGCCATATTGGGATGAACGTGTGGAAGCGATGGCGCCATCGTATGCGGATGTGCGCTGGGACAAGTATCACATCGATATACTGTGCGCGCGCTTCGTGCTCTCACCGGAGCGCTTCGATGTGGTGGTGGCATCAAACCTGTTCGGCGACATTCTGTCCGATCTTGGCCCGGCGTGCACTGGCACAATCGGCATCGCGCCGTCGGCCAATCTGAATCCAGAGCGCAAGTTTCCCTCACTGTTCGAGCCGGTGCACGGTTCGGCGCCCGATATTTTCGGCAAAAACATCGCCAATCCGATTGGCATGATCTGGTCCGGGGCGATGATGCTGGACTTCCTCGGCAATGGCGATGCGAACTACACGGCCGCGCACGATGCCATCATGAAGGCGATTGAAATCGTGCTGGTGCAGGGGCCAAATACGCCCGATCTAGGCGGCAGCGGCAACACAACCGAGGTTGGCAAGGCAATCGCCGCCGCACTCTGA
- a CDS encoding VOC family protein, translating to MEFLVNLDVDNLDKAIQFYETSFGLTVGRRFGVSGAEMLGSSAPIYLLVKAEGTPAANATAQRRTYERHWTPIHLDFVVEDIESAVRRAVSVGARLEEPVATQKWGRLALMADPFGNGFCFVQFLGRGYDEIAD from the coding sequence ATGGAATTTTTGGTAAACCTTGACGTTGACAACCTTGACAAGGCAATTCAATTTTACGAAACGTCGTTTGGATTAACGGTCGGTCGACGCTTTGGCGTCAGCGGCGCAGAAATGTTGGGTAGCTCCGCGCCGATTTATCTCTTGGTCAAAGCGGAAGGAACGCCAGCGGCAAATGCAACTGCTCAGCGTCGTACTTACGAGCGTCATTGGACGCCAATCCATCTTGATTTTGTTGTTGAAGACATTGAATCTGCAGTGCGAAGGGCCGTCTCGGTTGGAGCGCGCCTTGAGGAACCCGTCGCCACGCAAAAGTGGGGGCGACTCGCACTCATGGCGGATCCCTTTGGTAATGGCTTTTGCTTCGTTCAATTTCTAGGCCGAGGCTATGACGAGATTGCCGATTGA
- a CDS encoding response regulator transcription factor, with product MRVLLVEDDRMIGEAVEQALKDATYAVDWVRDGQAALLAVGTQAYDAVLLDLGLPKRDGVTVLQSIRAQGNPVPLLIVTARDAVEDRIQGLDSGADDYVLKPFEMSELLARIRAVMRRKAGVSGPVLSNGVLSLDPVSREVSIDGVATRLSAREFSLLQALLLRPGAILSRSELEDRIYGWNEEVESNAVEFLIYSLRKKLGSAAIKNVRGMGWMVSKEK from the coding sequence ATGCGGGTATTGTTGGTTGAAGATGACAGAATGATCGGTGAAGCGGTTGAACAGGCACTGAAAGATGCGACCTATGCCGTCGATTGGGTGCGTGACGGTCAGGCAGCGCTGCTTGCCGTCGGCACCCAAGCCTATGATGCAGTACTGCTCGACCTGGGTTTGCCGAAACGGGACGGCGTGACTGTTTTGCAGTCGATCCGGGCACAAGGCAATCCGGTGCCATTACTCATCGTCACTGCGCGCGATGCCGTCGAAGACCGCATTCAGGGGCTCGATAGCGGTGCAGACGACTATGTATTAAAGCCGTTTGAGATGAGTGAGCTGCTGGCCCGGATTCGTGCCGTCATGCGACGCAAGGCGGGGGTTAGTGGTCCGGTGCTGTCCAATGGCGTCCTGTCACTCGATCCAGTCAGCCGGGAAGTCAGCATCGATGGCGTCGCGACGCGTTTGTCGGCGCGCGAGTTTTCATTGCTGCAGGCGCTGCTGCTGCGCCCCGGGGCGATCCTGTCGCGTAGCGAACTGGAAGACCGCATTTACGGCTGGAACGAGGAGGTGGAAAGCAATGCCGTCGAATTCCTGATTTATTCTCTCCGCAAGAAATTGGGCAGCGCGGCCATCAAGAATGTCAGGGGTATGGGATGGATGGTATCCAAGGAAAAATGA
- a CDS encoding ATP-binding protein, which translates to MDGIQGKMKRSLQYRLSIWLSLAIIGIALAAGVFSFFSAFRDAHELQDDQLKQIAALVSRHHLQVTLADHPESVPDIDPESRVIVQALPPATGSAQAADGQALLLPANVRDGMHTVAVHDHEWRLFAKTLDDGSRIAVAQQTEVRDEVARDSALRTVMPFVILVPVLLILMGVLIRQMFKPLRHLASDLDERSEQNLEPLSATNLPLEIMPFVVAINRLLARVARSVDVQRRFVADAAHELRTPLTALSLQAERLDAAEMSPPAKERLVTLKRGIQRNRMLLDQLLALARVQQTAYGERNAVSIQQVIRQVLEDLLPLAESKQLDLGMISDVDARVAASEMDLKTLLKNLVDNAIRYTPENGRIDLSIKVDEASVVLQIDDTGPGIAVEERERVFDPFYRVLGNDEVGSGLGLSIVKTIADRIGASVALRAASSSPTPGLSVLLTLKRAM; encoded by the coding sequence ATGGATGGTATCCAAGGAAAAATGAAGCGCTCGTTGCAATATCGGCTGTCGATCTGGTTGTCGCTGGCCATCATCGGCATCGCCTTGGCCGCGGGCGTTTTTTCGTTTTTCTCCGCGTTCAGGGATGCGCATGAATTGCAGGACGATCAACTCAAGCAAATCGCCGCGCTGGTCAGCCGCCATCATCTGCAGGTAACGCTGGCGGACCATCCCGAAAGCGTGCCCGATATCGATCCAGAATCCCGAGTGATCGTGCAGGCGCTGCCGCCAGCGACAGGTTCGGCACAAGCTGCAGATGGCCAGGCATTGCTGCTGCCGGCAAATGTGCGGGATGGCATGCACACAGTCGCTGTGCATGATCACGAGTGGCGGTTATTTGCGAAAACCCTGGATGACGGCAGCCGCATTGCTGTCGCGCAACAAACCGAGGTACGCGACGAAGTCGCGCGGGATAGCGCATTGCGCACGGTGATGCCATTCGTGATATTGGTTCCGGTGCTGCTGATCCTGATGGGGGTGTTGATCCGGCAGATGTTCAAGCCGCTAAGACATCTGGCCAGCGATCTTGACGAACGCTCCGAACAAAACCTGGAACCGCTCAGCGCTACCAATCTGCCTTTGGAAATCATGCCGTTCGTGGTGGCCATCAATCGGCTCTTGGCGCGCGTTGCACGCTCGGTCGATGTTCAGCGCCGCTTCGTGGCGGATGCCGCCCACGAATTGCGCACACCTCTGACGGCGTTGTCCTTGCAGGCAGAGCGGCTCGACGCAGCGGAGATGTCGCCGCCGGCGAAGGAACGGCTGGTGACCCTCAAGCGCGGCATACAGCGTAACCGGATGCTGCTCGATCAATTGCTGGCTCTGGCGCGTGTGCAGCAAACCGCGTATGGCGAACGTAACGCCGTCTCGATACAACAGGTGATCCGCCAGGTACTGGAGGATTTGCTGCCGCTGGCCGAATCCAAGCAGCTTGACCTAGGCATGATCAGCGATGTTGACGCACGGGTCGCCGCATCGGAGATGGATCTGAAGACATTGCTAAAGAACTTGGTCGACAATGCCATCCGCTATACCCCGGAGAACGGCCGTATTGATTTGTCGATAAAGGTTGATGAGGCCAGCGTTGTCCTGCAAATCGACGATACCGGTCCGGGTATTGCGGTGGAGGAGCGCGAGCGCGTATTCGATCCGTTTTACCGCGTACTGGGCAATGACGAGGTCGGTTCCGGCCTGGGTCTGTCGATCGTCAAAACCATCGCCGATCGGATTGGCGCTTCCGTAGCGTTGCGCGCGGCCAGTTCGTCGCCAACCCCGGGATTGAGTGTGCTTCTTACCCTGAAGAGAGCGATGTAA